One region of Pseudomonas sp. ABC1 genomic DNA includes:
- the mraY gene encoding phospho-N-acetylmuramoyl-pentapeptide-transferase, with product MLLLLAEYLQQFHKGFAVFQYLSLRGILGVLTALVLSLWMGPKLIRTLQLRQIGQAVRDDGPQSHLSKKGTPTMGGALILSAIGISTLLWADLSNRYVWTVLLVTFLFGAIGWVDDYRKVIEKNSRGLPSRWKYFWQSVFGLGAAVFLYMTAQTPVETTLFLPLLKNIEIPLGIGFVVLTYFVIVGSSNAVNLTDGLDGLAIMPTVMVGGALGIFCYLSGNVNFAEYLLIPYVPGAGELIVFCGALIGAGLGFLWFNTYPAQVFMGDVGALALGAALGTIAVIVRQEVVLFIMGGVFVMETLSVVIQVASFKLTGKRVFRMAPIHHHFELKGWPEPRVIVRFWIITVILVLIGLATLKLR from the coding sequence ATGCTGCTGTTGCTCGCTGAGTATTTGCAACAATTCCACAAGGGCTTCGCAGTCTTCCAATACCTGAGCCTGCGCGGAATCCTTGGCGTGCTCACGGCGCTGGTGTTGTCGCTGTGGATGGGCCCCAAGCTGATCCGTACCCTGCAACTGCGCCAGATCGGCCAGGCCGTGCGTGACGATGGCCCGCAATCGCACCTGTCGAAGAAGGGCACGCCGACCATGGGCGGCGCGCTGATCCTCAGCGCCATCGGCATCAGCACTCTGCTGTGGGCCGACCTGAGCAACCGTTACGTCTGGACCGTGCTGCTGGTGACATTCCTGTTTGGTGCCATCGGTTGGGTCGACGACTACCGCAAGGTGATCGAAAAGAATTCCCGTGGCTTGCCGAGCCGCTGGAAGTACTTCTGGCAATCGGTGTTCGGCCTGGGCGCGGCGGTCTTCCTTTATATGACCGCGCAGACGCCGGTGGAAACCACGCTGTTCCTGCCGTTGTTGAAGAACATCGAGATCCCGTTGGGCATCGGCTTCGTGGTGCTGACCTATTTCGTCATCGTCGGCTCGAGCAACGCGGTAAACCTGACCGATGGCCTGGACGGCCTGGCGATCATGCCGACCGTGATGGTCGGCGGTGCGCTCGGAATCTTTTGCTACCTGTCGGGCAACGTCAATTTCGCCGAGTACCTGTTGATTCCCTACGTACCGGGTGCCGGCGAGCTGATCGTGTTCTGCGGCGCGCTGATCGGCGCCGGCCTGGGCTTCCTCTGGTTCAACACCTACCCGGCGCAAGTCTTCATGGGCGACGTGGGTGCGCTGGCGCTGGGCGCCGCGCTGGGCACGATTGCAGTGATCGTTCGCCAGGAAGTGGTGCTGTTCATCATGGGCGGCGTGTTCGTCATGGAAACCCTGTCGGTGGTGATCCAGGTCGCCTCGTTCAAGCTGACCGGCAAGCGCGTGTTCCGCATGGCGCCGATTCACCACCATTTCGAACTCAAGGGCTGGCCCGAACCACGGGTCATCGTACGTTTCTGGATCATCACCGTGATTCTGGTGCTGATCGGCCTTGCCACGTTGAAACTGAGGTAA